Below is a genomic region from Scheffersomyces stipitis CBS 6054 chromosome 8, complete sequence.
ACTCATTGAGAATATCAGTGGTTCCAACGAATTTACCAAAGAATACGAAAgcttgaaggaagaatatgaaagAGCCAGAGAGTTCTCGAATTCCGTATTCTCACGTAAAAGAAACTTAAACTCTGAATCAAGACAGTATAAGGAGCAGTTGATAGAGCAAAGGCAGTTCGAAGAAAGATTAATGGAAAAAAATGAGACCATAAAGAGAATCAACTTATACCATATTTATCACAATGAGCGCAAGCActtccaaattcaagaagaaattgatgcCAAGACTGCTGAActcaaagaattgaaaaaagGTCTCTCTTCCGAACAGAAGCAGTTCAAAACGATCTCTGCCGATTATTCCAAGAAGGTATTGGAATCCAAAAAGCACACTAAGAAATTGGAACAGGTTGCAACGCAAATTGAAAGCGCAAAGAGAGATCTCATACCAATGCAAGCTAACAAGAGAGCAATGACTTCGAAGGCGAACTCAACGAAGActaaaattgaagatttgcAAGCAGATTTGAAAAGACAGAAGGCGCTGGCAAGCTCAGTTCAAAAACAATTAGACCAAGCTCAGAAGTTATTTGCTGACTTTGAAAATAAAATTGCTTCGTCAACTTCACTTTCAATTTCGCCTGAAGGACAAAAGGAATATCTGAAGTTGAGATCGCAATTCTTATCTAGAGGTGGATCTGCTTTTGAGGAAGATATATCTATTCTTCTTAACGAGAAAGACTCATTATTGGCTGCTATCACCGGTTTGGAGAACCAAAGAGCTAATTCCGCAACTAGAATTAACGAGTTACAGTCGACTATAAAttcagaattgaaatcCAGTCTTGCGGACATCAACACTGAAATAAACGATGTTTTATCTAGAAAGCAAGAGAAAGTCGATGCCAGAAGTGCgttgatcaagtccaaagaagaattccaaTACCAAGAACTACAATTGAAATCTCAATTGAGAGACgtcttgatcaagttggatGAAATATCATCGCAACAAAGAGAATCCAACAAGCAAAAGAAGTTAAGAGAGAATGTAGCCATGTTGAAGAGGCTTTTTCCTGAAGGAGCAATCAAAGGAATAGTGTACGAGTTGGTACGCCCTTCAGAACAGAAGTTCGAAAGTGCTGTTCAAACGGTTCTAGGCAGAAACATTGACAGCGTTATCGTTCAAACAACCAGCGTGGCATACAAGTGTATTGAAATTTTaaaggaaagaagagcTGGTGTAGTTACGTTTATTCCGTTGGATTCCATTCAAAGCGAGCCGATAAATTTGAACTATTTGAGATCTATCCATGAATCTGCCCAACCGGGTATTGATATCCTTAAATACGACGACAAGTCTTTGGAGCAAGCAATTAACTACATTGCTGGCGATGCTTTAGTTGTCAAAGATATTAATCTCGCCAGAAACTTGAAGTGGGACTCGCACcacaagttggaaaacagAATCATATCTCTCAATGGGTCCGTCATTCACAAGTCTGGTTTAATGACAGGAGGACaacagagccagaagagTAGCGCCTCTTTGACCTGGGATAGAGAAGAATGGATATCATTGAACTCAGTAAAGGACGAACTAACTACAAGACTCTCTACATTGCAAGAGAACAAACCAAAGGAACTTGAAATCAATCTCTTGGCTGACGAAATCAGCCTGTTGGACGATGGATTACCTGTGCTAAGAAACCAAAAGATGAGCACCGAACGTACAATTAGAGACAGAGAAGCCGAAGTGAAGTTCCAGACAGAACTCCAAAAGAGTTTTGATGATTCTATTAATAGCAAGAAAGCAAAGTTAGTAAAACTCGATCAGAAGACTGATGAGATTCGCAACAAAAcagcttctttgaagaatgagATTTATTCCGAGTTCTGTTATGATTATGGATTTTCAAATGGTATCGATGATTATGAAAACTTGCATGGCGCAACATTAAGAGTAAGAGTCAAGGAAAGGGCTCAATATTCGAAGGCCATAGCCACTTTTAGTAACAAGTTAAAGTTCGAGAATGAAAGAGTGAACGAAACTAtacaaagagaagaatccCTTAAATCACAATTATTGGAACTAGAGGAAAACACTCTGACTGTAATGTCTGAAATTCAGCTTGTTGAAAGTAAGATAGATAATCTCGAGGCAGAACTTGAGGTATTGGAACACGAGCAACTGAATCAAAACAAGGAGCTTCaatcaaacttgaagaaatctaAAACCTTTGAAGCGTCCGTCGCGGAGTTGGAATCCAATATATCTACATTGAACAAAGGGATACTTTCTTTAGAGGagcagttgttgaagattgaTACTGAGAGAGTtaacatcttgaagaattgtaagATAGAAAATGTCAATATTCCGTTGAAAGATGGGCTCTTGGATTCTATTTCGATTGGTGAGACTTCGGATAACTTGGTGAAGGAGATCTACGATATCGAGATAGATTATTCCAATTTGGATGAATCATTACGAAGAACATATA
It encodes:
- the SMC1 gene encoding Structural maintenance of chromosome protein 1 (sister chromatid cohesion complex Cohesin, subunit SMC1) (Structural maintenance of chromosome 1 (DA-box protein SMC1) (sister chromatid cohesion complex Cohesin, subunit SMC1)~go_component nucleus~go_function ATP binding~go_process chromosome segregation), whose protein sequence is MGRLIGLELHNFKSYRGTTKIGFGSSFFTSIIGPNGAGKSNLMDAISFVLGVRSSHLRSQNLKDLIYRGRRTNGNSDLSVDELEQDPNRAHVTAIYEKDDGEIVKFKRTISSSGNSEYRVNDVSVTSLNYSLVLKAENILIKARNFLVFQGDVEQIASQSPTDLTKLIENISGSNEFTKEYESLKEEYERAREFSNSVFSRKRNLNSESRQYKEQLIEQRQFEERLMEKNETIKRINLYHIYHNERKHFQIQEEIDAKTAELKELKKGLSSEQKQFKTISADYSKKVLESKKHTKKLEQVATQIESAKRDLIPMQANKRAMTSKANSTKTKIEDLQADLKRQKASASSVQKQLDQAQKLFADFENKIASSTSLSISPEGQKEYSKLRSQFLSRGGSAFEEDISILLNEKDSLLAAITGLENQRANSATRINELQSTINSELKSSLADINTEINDVLSRKQEKVDARSALIKSKEEFQYQELQLKSQLRDVLIKLDEISSQQRESNKQKKLRENVAMLKRLFPEGAIKGIVYELVRPSEQKFESAVQTVLGRNIDSVIVQTTSVAYKCIEILKERRAGVVTFIPLDSIQSEPINLNYLRSIHESAQPGIDILKYDDKSLEQAINYIAGDALVVKDINLARNLKWDSHHKLENRIISLNGSVIHKSGLMTGGQQSQKSSASLTWDREEWISLNSVKDELTTRLSTLQENKPKELEINLLADEISSLDDGLPVLRNQKMSTERTIRDREAEVKFQTELQKSFDDSINSKKAKLVKLDQKTDEIRNKTASLKNEIYSEFCYDYGFSNGIDDYENLHGATLRVRVKERAQYSKAIATFSNKLKFENERVNETIQREESLKSQLLELEENTSTVMSEIQLVESKIDNLEAELEVLEHEQSNQNKELQSNLKKSKTFEASVAELESNISTLNKGILSLEEQLLKIDTERVNILKNCKIENVNIPLKDGLLDSISIGETSDNLVKEIYDIEIDYSNLDESLRRTYSAKLEAELQTKLEEIIEQLERLTPNAKAVDRLKEAEAKLRNFDKEHTLARQKERKVYDKFQEVREKRYQTFMEAFNHISSKIDSIYKELTKFPASPLGGAAYLTLEDDEYPYNSGIKYHAMPPMKRFRDMELLSGGEKTMAALALLFAIHSYQPSPFFVLDEVDAALDNANVSKIANYIRKYAGPNYQFIVISLKNSLFEKSDALVGIYRDQRQNSSSTLTLDLTEYSEEGLSVSGQAVTASG